Proteins found in one Cynocephalus volans isolate mCynVol1 chromosome 18, mCynVol1.pri, whole genome shotgun sequence genomic segment:
- the EPHX1 gene encoding epoxide hydrolase 1 encodes MKTVLLSGRVMWLEILLALVLGFVIYWFVSQDKEETLPLGDGWWGPGAMPEAQEDKTIRPFKVETSDEEISDLHQRIDRFRFTPPLKDSRFHYGFNSNYLKKIVSYWRNEFDWKKQVEILNRYPHFKTKIEGLDIHFIHVKPPQPPSGRTPKPLMMVHGWPGSFYEFYKIIPLLTDPKNHGLSDEHVFEVICPSIPGYGFSEASSKKGFNSVATARIFYKLMLRLGFQEFYIQGGDWGSLICTNMAQLVPSHVKGLHLNMALVLRNFHTLTLFLGRRFGGFFGYTERDMELLYPIKEKIFYSLMRESGYMHIQCTKPDTVGCALNDSPVGLAAYILEKFSTWTNPEFRDLEDGGLERKFSLDSLLTNIMLYWTTGSIVSSQRFYKENLGQGFTQKHERMKVYVPTGFAAFPCELIHVPQKWLKFKYPKLISYSYMARGGHFAAFEEPELMAQDIRKFVGQVEQQ; translated from the exons GAGTCATGTGGCTGGAAATTCTCTTGGCCTTGGTGCTGGGCTTTGTCATCTACTGGTTCGTCTCCCAGGACAAGGAGGAAACTTTGCCACTtggagatgggtggtgggggCCGGGGGCGATGCCTGAAGCTCAGGAGGACAAGACTATCCGCCCCTTCAAGGTGGAAACGTCCGACGAGGAGATCAGT GACCTACATCAGAGGATCGATAGGTTCCGATTTACCCCACCATTGAAGGACAGTCGTTTCCACTACGGTTTCAACTCCAACTATCTGAAGAAAATCGTCTCCTACTGGCGGAATGAATTTGACTGGAAGAAGCAGGTGGAGATTCTCAACAGATACCCTCACTTCAAGACTAAGATTGAAG GGCTGGACATCCACTTCATCCACGTAAAGCCCCCCCAGCCGCCCTCAGGCCGTACCCCAAAGCCCTTGATGATGGTGCACGGCTGGCCTGGCTCCTTCTACGAGTTTTATAAGATCATTCCCCTCCTGACTGATCCCAAGAACCACGGCCTGAGCGACGAGCATGTTTTTGAAGTCATTTGTCCTTCCATTCCTGGCTATGGCTTCTCAGAGGCATCCTCCAAGAAGG GCTTCAACTCAGTGGCCACCGCCAGGATCTTTTATAAGCTGATGCTGCGTCTGGGCTTCCAGGAATTCTATATTCAAGGCGGGGACTGGGGGTCCCTGATCTGCACCAACATGGCCCAGCTGGTACCCAG CCACGTGAAAGGCCTACACTTGAACATGGCTTTGGTATTAAGAAATTTCCACACCCTGACCCTTTTCCTGGGACGgcgttttggggggttttttggctACACCGAGAGAGACATGGAGCTGCTCTACCCCATCAAGGAGAAGATTTTCTACAGCCTAATGAGGGAGAGTGGCTACATGCACATCCAATGCACCAAGCCGGACACCGTGG GCTGTGCTCTGAATGACTCTCCCGTGGGACTGGCCGCCTACATTCTAGAGAAGTTTTCCACCTGGACCAATCCGGAATTCCGTGACCTGGAGGATGGAGGCCTGGAGAG GAAGTTCTCCCTGGATAGCCTGCTGACCAACATCATGCTCTACTGGACAACAGGTTCCATCGTGTCTTCTCAGCGCTTCTACAAGGAGAACCTGGGGCAGGGCTTCACCCAAAAGCACGAGCG GATGAAGGTCTACGTGCCCACGGGCTTTGCTGCCTTCCCTTGTGAGCTCATACACGTGCCCCAGAAGTGGCTCAAGTTCAAGTACCCGAAACTCATCTCCTATTCCTACATGGCCCGTGGGGGCCACTTCGCCGCCTTTGAGGAACCGGAGCTGATGGCCCAGGACATCCGCAAGTTCGTGGGGCAGGTGGAGCAGCAGTGA